From Vitis vinifera cultivar Pinot Noir 40024 chromosome 14, ASM3070453v1, a single genomic window includes:
- the LOC100263410 gene encoding transcription factor TCP13: protein MTTSSREADFSAKLEGDESDARIAKNSSTSTPWLRLKDPRIVRVSRAYGGKDRHSKVCTVRGLRDRRVRLSVPTAIQLYDLQDRLGLNQPSKVVDWLLNAAKHEIDELPPLQMPPGNFVQSHQPMITSLEVGASQFNKEELKISNGIDWEDPSGLPRSSFWGSNAFLRAKSKEVPRENVNEKVNWMKRNEEGGQVSSNIFPPRTNQSSLPGLLSSSMPYGPYYHLEPSNLSLSTLGSHGLTSQTEDLHNFSVVPLPSSLSLTSGSQVLVCPPGATQSYFPPHVPTSMEFDPRQINHFQLLSSSSQNILPNALTPPLYSIGQPVRPLHLSMAHKIHHSQSINGGHPNKDS, encoded by the coding sequence ATGACTACAAGTTCAAGAGAAGCAGATTTTTCAGCAAAACTGGAAGGCGATGAAAGCGATGCCAGGATCGCTAAGAATTCATCTACTTCAACACCATGGCTAAGGTTAAAGGATCCACGAATTGTGCGTGTCTCTCGTGCTTATGGAGGAAAAGACAGGCATAGCAAGGTTTGCACTGTAAGAGGATTGAGAGACAGGCGAGTGAGACTTTCTGTACCGACTGCTATTCAATTGTATGATCTTCAAGATAGGCTTGGGCTTAATCAGCCTAGCAAGGTTGTTGATTGGTTGCTTAATGCAGCTAAGCATGAAATCGATGAACTCCCTCCACTCCAAATGCCGCCTGGGAACTTTGTCCAAAGTCATCAACCAATGATAACTTCTCTTGAAGTAGGTGCCTCTCAATTCAACAAGGAAGAACTGAAGATCAGTAATGGTATTGATTGGGAAGATCCAAGTGGATTACCTAGATCAAGTTTTTGGGGCTCCAATGCATTTCTGAGGGCTAAGTCAAAGGAAGTTCCAAGAGAAAATGTCAATGAAAAAGTAAATTGGATGAAGAGGAATGAGGAAGGTGGACAAGTTTCATCAAACATATTTCCTCCCAGAACCAATCAATCTTCCTTGCCAGGCTTGCTGAGCAGTTCCATGCCTTATGGTCCTTACTATCATTTGGAGCCTTCGAATCTTTCTCTTTCCACTTTAGGAAGCCATGGATTGACATCCCAAACAGAAGATCTCCACAACTTCAGTGTTGTACCCCTGCCATCTTCATTGTCCCTAACATCTGGTTCTCAAGTTTTGGTTTGTCCACCCGGAGCAACACAGTCCTATTTTCCTCCACATGTTCCCACTTCAATGGAGTTTGATCCAAGACAAATCAACCATTTTCAGTTGTTAAGCTCAAGTTCACAAAATATCTTGCCAAATGCTCTTACACCTCCTCTTTATTCCATAGGCCAACCTGTGAGACCCTTGCATTTGAGTATGGCTCATAAAATTCACCATTCTCAAAGCATCAATGGAGGTCATCCAAATAAGGACAGTTAA
- the LOC100246447 gene encoding transcription initiation factor TFIID subunit 8 produces MSDGGGESGRESDRATKRKSSDRDFPQAIAKIAVAQICESAGFQGFQQSALETLSEVVVRYIRELGKTAHTYANSACRTECNIFDIIQGLEDLASLQGFSGASDSDHCLAGSGTVREIVQYVSEAEEIPFAHSVPHFPVIRDRKQTPSFLQIGEEPPGDHIPDWLPAFPDPQTYVHSPVLNERGADPCAGNIEQARQHKKAEWSLLNLQQQLACNGLEGPSMIDPGDAAKARRAAETNPFLSAPLHFGEKGVSPVFLPAKLSNEAVVENQAGENHAVANHVSVLETFAPAIELMKSRSCESEEGRKKVLSNQRPAVQFKIEIGKKSTGTALDLSFQNKDVEKITSWFGKDNEKDDKKRRAEKILKESMKNPQELAQL; encoded by the coding sequence ATGAGCGATGGGGGTGGGGAGAGTGGAAGAGAGTCTGATCGGGCCACGAAGAGAAAGTCAAGTGATCGAGATTTTCCCCAAGCAATTGCCAAGATTGCAGTAGCTCAAATATGTGAGAGTGCAGGGTTTCAGGGTTTTCAGCAGTCTGCACTTGAAACACTCTCTGAGGTTGTGGTTCGGTACATTCGGGAGTTAGGAAAGACTGCACATACCTATGCTAATTCAGCATGTAGGACAGAGTGTAACATTTTCGATATTATTCAGGGTTTGGAAGATTTGGCATCGCTGCAGGGGTTTTCAGGTGCTTCAGATAGCGATCATTGTCTTGCAGGATCGGGCACAGTTAGGGAGATTGTTCAGTATGTTAGTGAAGCTGAGGAGATCCCGTTTGCTCATTCCGTTCCCCATTTCCCAGTCATCAGAGACCGGAAGCAAACACCTAGTTTTCTGCAAATTGGAGAAGAGCCTCCTGGGGATCACATTCCCGATTGGTTGCCTGCATTTCCTGATCCACAAACTTATGTTCATTCCCCGGTACTGAATGAGAGGGGGGCAGATCCTTGTGCAGGTAACATTGAACAGGCCCGGCAACATAAGAAGGCAGAGTGGTCTTTGTTGAATTTGCAGCAGCAGTTGGCTTGCAATGGGTTGGAAGGACCTTCCATGATTGACCCTGGAGATGCTGCCAAGGCAAGACGAGCAGCTGAAACTAACCCATTCCTTTCTGCCCCTCTACACTTTGGGGAGAAGGGAGTTTCTCCAGTTTTTCTTCCAGCTAAGCTTTCTAATGAAGCAGTTGTGGAAAATCAAGCTGGGGAAAATCATGCTGTGGCAAATCATGTTTCAGTGTTAGAGACGTTTGCTCCAGCTATTGAGTTAATGAAGAGTAGATCATGTGAGTCTGAAGAGGGGAGGAAAAAAGTTCTTTCTAACCAGAGACCAGCTGTGCAATTTAAGATTGAGATTGGCAAGAAGTCCACAGGCACAGCCCTggatttgagcttccaaaacaAGGATGTTGAGAAGATCACCTCTTGGTTTGGGAAGGATAATGAGAAGGATGACAAGAAAAGGAGGGCAGAGAAAATTCTGAAGGAGTCTATGAAAAACCCACAGGAACTGGCTCAGTTGTAA